The following proteins are co-located in the Anser cygnoides isolate HZ-2024a breed goose chromosome 32, Taihu_goose_T2T_genome, whole genome shotgun sequence genome:
- the LOC136787980 gene encoding RIMS-binding protein 3-like → MIRGGVGQGPVARGRPLPRRGPARPPSRPVQQEEHRQELEALRAQLEALRAQLEAVRAQLEAKRLRSQELQRRFADEAREMKKRAEEQRQLLAKQLRSKCEQERARELQRLWEQIQKQQAAEIRQLLCEGNTKWCQAQQLLQQQWDEAVRQVRDLQRQLFKVPVNRGRSGGSEARGKQQDVNRQLCWRADSKQAAQILDLQEKLQLRRKLPSQYIPEKAEGGAPASHNGDRAAAQHRLQSLLGTGATRPGSSKSSGASGAGGGEGQRTTCSSSEDAHLRGEGQSSRKSVRDIGVQVPEQQEACPPGSGDSPFLEQQKAQLQNALKDLARQWMVLQEETCFLKNESSLVEAREKAGRLKQELGMLGLLTKNLTEKTRKLKELAAKSGKTAAKTEQVDQQQRGQLETEAGKKLQLQKKLDQERSRLKNRYEELKVCLTEMRNEKARRAQETSQLCRQKERIEEIQSENAALKQKLVQATEQRNAAVGAAKRLQTLLKDLDCKLKAMSQPAERTQQQQQDHEETKLMLQKKEEEVKHWQRAWAELRRTREEELQASRVQLRESEQQYQHQCQQWELLSQQLEQEKRKESSPIVSELPQAMTPPTAQAYAEQSHDLCSHEDSSDASEKAAKILGFYTSSSASDATRDGPGCCTVSDEGSVGGNGESGAEHVSFVPQSLGQGSPKLQRLVAQQGHHPVEGPNERPEAELPHARGEYVHVSGDVDEHGGSVRERKPVRRRLFSPTSTEVSDSSQVTSSELCYPLQDSDIEISSCSRRGRKKQRQNKSF, encoded by the coding sequence ATGATCCGGGGTGGCGTGGGCCAGGGGCCTGTGGCGCGTGGTCGCCCCTTGCCCCGTCGGGGCCCAGCGCGACCCCCCAGcaggcctgtgcagcaggaggagcacaggcaggagctggaggcgctgcgggcccagctggaggcgctgcgggcccagctggaggcagtgcgggcccagctggaggccaagCGTCTCCgctcccaggagctgcagcgccGCTTTGCTGATGAAGCCCGTGAGATGAAGaagagggcagaggagcagcggCAGCTCCTGGCCAAGCAGCTACGCTCCAAATGCGAGCAGGAGCGggcgcgggagctgcagcggctgtgggagcagatccagaagcagcaggcagcggaGATCCGTCAGCTGCTGTGTGAGGGGAACACCAAGTGGTGCcaggctcagcagctgctccagcagcagtgggaCGAGGCCGTCCGCCAGGTGCGGGACCTGCAGCGGCAGCTGTTCAAGGTGCCCGTGAACCGTGGCCGGAGCGGCGGCAGCGAGGCCCGCGGCAAGCAGCAGGACGTcaacaggcagctctgctggcggGCAGATAGCAAGCAGGCCGCCCAAATCCTGGACCtccaggagaagctgcagctgcgGAGGAAACTCCCCTCTCAGTACATCccggagaaggctgaggggggggCGCCTGCCTCCCACAACGGGGACAGGGCCGCGGCCCAGCACCGCCTGCAGAGTCTCCTGGGCACAGGAGCCACCAGGCCCGGCTCTTCGAAGAGCTCCGGTGCatctggtgctggtggtggagaAGGGCAGCGGACAACCTGCTCGAGCTCAGAAGACGCTCACCTGCGGGgtgaagggcagagcagcaggaaatcTGTCAGAGACATTGGGGTTCAGGTCCCAGAGCAGCAAGAGGCCTGTCCACCTGGCAGCGGAGACAGCCCGTtcctggagcagcagaaagcGCAGCTGCAGAATGCCCTGAAGGACCTGGCCAGGCAATGGATGGTCCTTCAAGAGGAGACCTGCTTCCTGAAGAACGAGAGCTCCCTGGTGGAAGCGAGGGAGAAGGCGGGGAGGCTCAAGCAGGAGCTTGGTATGCTGGGCCTCCTTACCAAGAATCTGACAGAAAAAACCAGGAAGCTGAAAGAGCTTGCTGCAAAGtctggaaagactgctgcaaagacGGAGCAGGtcgaccagcagcagagagggcaATTGGAAACCGAGGCTGGGAAAAAActtcagctgcaaaagaaaCTGGATCAGGAACGTTCAAGGCTGAAGAACAGGtacgaggagctgaaagtgTGTCTGacagagatgagaaatgaaaaagccaGACGCGCGCAGGAAACTtctcagctctgcaggcagaagGAGAGGATAGAGGAGATTCAATCCGAAAACGCTGCTCTGAAGCAGAAACTCGTGCAAGCGACAGAGCAGCGAAATGCTGCCGTTGGAGCAGCCAAACGTCTTCAAACGCTCCTGAAGGATCTCGATTGCAAATTGAAAGCCATGAGTCAACCGGCAGAAAGGAcgcaacaacagcagcaggaccaCGAGGAAACAAAGctaatgctgcagaaaaaagaagaggaagttAAGCATTGGCagagggcttgggcagagcTCAGAAGGACACGTGAGGAAGAGCTGCAAGCCTCTCGAGTGCAGCTGAGAGAATCAGAGCAGCAGTATCAGCACCAATGTCAacaatgggagctgctctctcagcaacttgagcaagagaaaagaaaagaatccagCCCTATCGTCTCAGAACTACCCCAGGCAATGACAcctcccacagcacaggcctatGCAGAGCAGTCCCATGACCTCTGCAGCCATGAAGACAGCTCTGATGCTTCTGAGAAGGCAGCCAAAATCCTGGGATTCTACACAAGCAGCTCGGCATCTGATGCCACACGCGACGGTCCTGGGTGCTGCACTGTTTCAGATGAGGGCTCTGTAGGTGGGAACGGAGAGtcaggagcagagcatgtgtCCTTCGTCCCGCAGTCCCTGGGACAAGGATCACCAAAACTTCAAAGACTTGTAGCTCAACAGGGCCACCATCCTGTTGAGGGTCCTAATGAGCGCCCCGAAGCAGAGCTTCCTCATGCTCGGGGAGAATACGTTCACGTCTCTGGAGACGTGGACGAGCATGGCGGGTCTGTGAGGGAGCGGAAGCCTGTCAGAAGACGACTTTTCTCCCCTACTTCGACAGAAGTTTCAgacagcagccaggtgacaagttCAGAACTATGTTATCCCCTGCAAGACAGTGATATCGAAATAAGTTCTTGcagcagaaggggaaggaagaaacagagacaGAATAAATCTTTTTGA